The DNA region GGATCACGGCGGCCCAGGCGATCGCGAGCACGAGGAGGGCCGCTCGCAGGCGACCAGCGGCCCCGGCGCTCACCCTAGATCGGGCAGGTCCCGCCGAATGCCTCGACGTACCGCTCGCGGAACTCGTCCAGCGTGTAGGCGTGGCTCTGGCCGCCGACGTGCTCGAGCGCGTACGTGGCCGTCACGCTGCCAAGGCGCCCGCACGTCTCCCAGTCGCATCCCATCGCCAGCCCCTTCATGAGCCCGCCGCGGTACGCGTCGCCCACGCCGGTGGGATCGGCCACCCGGCGCTCCGGCGCCACCGGCACGTCCACGCGCCGGCCGGGCAGGTGGATCGACGACCCCTTCTCGCCCCTGGTGATGATCACGGCCTCGGACTTCTCGAGCAGCGCATCGACGTCCAGCCCGGTCTTCTCGCGAATCAGCTCGTACTCGTAGTCGTTGCAGATCACGATGTTGGCGCCCACCAGGCCGGCCGCCAGTTCCGGTCCCTCCATGCGCGCGCACTGCTGGCCGGGGTCGAAGATGTAGCGCAGCCCGAGCGCCCGGCACTCCTCCGCGTACTGCACCATCGCCTTGGGATCGTTGGGCGAGATGATCACCAGGTCGGCATCGCCCACCGTGCGGAACGAGAGCTCGTCGGCGTCGGCCATCGCGCCCGTGTAGAACGACGCGATCTGGTTGTTCTGCGTGTCGGTGCTGCAGAAGAACGACGCGGTGAACTTGCCCGGCACCTCGAG from Luteitalea sp. TBR-22 includes:
- a CDS encoding carbohydrate kinase family protein, translating into MARHIVTGSIAFDYLMTFPGTFTELLLPEHLKRLSLSFLVDEMEKRRGGCAPNIAYTLALLGERPALMGTAGQDFSDYRAWLEAANVDTSLVLEVPGKFTASFFCSTDTQNNQIASFYTGAMADADELSFRTVGDADLVIISPNDPKAMVQYAEECRALGLRYIFDPGQQCARMEGPELAAGLVGANIVICNDYEYELIREKTGLDVDALLEKSEAVIITRGEKGSSIHLPGRRVDVPVAPERRVADPTGVGDAYRGGLMKGLAMGCDWETCGRLGSVTATYALEHVGGQSHAYTLDEFRERYVEAFGGTCPI